tagaTTTTCCCATGCTAGTATTTGATTCCAGTTCCCTTTCCCCAGCCATACAGACAGCCTCTGCCAGCCTCTGTCCCTCTCATCACAGGCTGCCTTTACCCAGAGAATTTATACAAATGTACCTGAgcatatgcacacacaggcacacatttGCCTGTTTAGGATATTCCAGTATGCAAAAATCTAATAAGGTGAAGGATGAGCCTGCATTTGATCACAGTACTTTGTATGCAGGGCCCTGACTAGACACTCAAGAGGAGGcttaaaaggagaaaacataatCCCTGAATATAGAGAAATCTGCTGAATAGGGAGATGGGCAGTCCCGTGGGAAACACCCAGCAAACGTCCACAGAGTAGCAGGTCATTGGTGCCAAGTAGTGCAGCATTTATCCTGAGGGGACGCAAGTAGTTaggagtgtgtatatgtgtggagGATAATCATAAAGGTAATCTGAAGGGGGTGAAGATTGGATCATCTTGAACAGAGAACGTGGAATAAGAGGAACACATGGCGTAACCTAACAATTGCTGTGCAAAGACGAGGGCAGCCATGGAGTCAGGCTGAACCAAGAGGAGTGGAAGAGCGTTGTTGAAAGGCTTTGAATGTTAGGTAGGATTCTGTGGGGTGAGCAATAGGGAGTCATCACTAGTCCTCAAGGAAACGTTGGATCCTTGCTGATTTAACCACAGGGGGAGTGGGGAATATGCTAGAGTGAAAAAAACAGACCTGTTTCCTGTGGCAAGGGCTGTGCCCGGAAGATAGGACTGGAGGGCAGGTTGGATCCAGTCCTGGCTCTGTCCCTGACAGGCGGGGTATGGGACTGATAATTCccccttagttttctcatctgagaaaGGAGACTACCTTGAGTGGTTGCCAGAATACCCTCCAGATCTGCCATTCTGTGTTCCTGAGTAACTACCATGCCTTACCAGTGGCTGTGTTTTGTGGGACCTGCCAAGACCATTCAGTCATTAAGTCAACAAACataaacacctactgtgtgccagtcagGGACAGTGAGGAAAATACAGTGGGGATAGGATATCAGAGTGAGCAAAAACAGGCAAAGTCCCTGCCCCTTAAAGTTTAAGGTCTAGTGGAGGCAGCAGATAATTTCATTGATTCTGAGActcacattttaacatttcttgtcaaaatacatcttttttattaatttttttttgacagactACGTGTGTGCCTGCgtatgggaggggcaaagagagagggagagggagagagagagagagtcttaaccttaagcgggctccacacccagtgccgaatccaacatggggcttgatctcctgccatgagatcatgacctgagccaaaatcaagagtcggacccttaactgactgaggcacccaggcaccccacagataACATCTTAAAATCGATGAAGCATCATAATTTAAGTGTCAGCATTTGGATTTTATTAGTGCCACCTAAAATAATCCTACAATCAGCATTGTGcaaaaaactgtaaaattccaGTGGGTAATTGCTAAAGGGGGAGGGTACACGGTACACGAACATGTAAAAGAGGGCTCTGACTAGCCTGGTCCACTGGGTTGGGAGGGAGCCTTTCCTGAGGAGGCGGTGATTGACAGATGTGAGACCTGTAGGCTAGGTGTATGGGGTTGGCAGGAAGTTGTGCCTGGCTAAGATGCATGCCTGACATGGGAGAACTGAGAGGAGGTGAGGGTGGCCAGATGGAGCACAAACCCAGGAGCTCAGCGTGGATGAGGCTGGCACAGCAAACCTCCCACAGCCTTCCAGGCCTTGGGTAGGGGTTTTGGTCTCCACCCTGAGAACAGTGAGAGCCGtcaaagaattttaagcagggagTAACGTGGTCTGAGGTGCATTTTGATGAGCTTGTTATGGCTGCTGATTGGAGCGGATGTGAGGAGACTACTACAGGAGGTTGGATGAAAAAAAGGGGTGGTAGggtggaggaggaaatggagagaagtggatggATTCAAGAAATGTGTATGAGGCACAATTAGCAGGACTCCATGACATAGTGACAAGGAAGAGGGAGGTGTGGAGAATGACTCACTGGTTTCTATCTTAGACAACTGTATGGTTGGTGGTGCCAATCTCAGATGGGCAACTCGAGCCTAGGAGGGCCCAAAGATGGTTATGCAGCATCTGGGAGGTCAGACCTCCCAGGGCCAGTGTGGCACAGAGAAATGGATTTCCTCCCATATTGATTAGTTTCTGATTTTTCACGCTAAGGACAGTCGCGAGCAGGAGCAGGTCTGAATACAGGGCCAGAGTAGGTGAACACTGAAAGAGGTGATTCAAGTTGGAATAGTTATGCCCTTTTCTCCTTAGGACAAGATGAGCGGAAAAAGGAAGGACAGATATTGCTAGAGGTAGAGATTAAAAAACATCTTCAAATGCTGAGCCTTCTTGGCATAGGGGTCATTGGGTAAGTAGGGAAATTGGGCAGCAGTGAGGTGTCTCCTCTTCAGCCAGCTACCACCTTTCCGTAGAGCTCCTTCCTCCCTGACACCTTCTAACCTTCAAGCAAaaaggaggaagggcagggctgTTGGCTGCATCTCCAAGCCTCAGTtcacttgaaaatatatatatatatatatttgaataggGGGTATAATCACATGGCTACAAAGGGTATACATACAGTGAGAAATTTCCCTTCCCACTTCTGTCCCCCTTCTACTGATTTCTTGTATGTCATCTTTTCGCTCCAGTTTTCATACAAATGATCCAACTTTGctgtactttgcttttttttcccacttattaACGTATTTAGAGATGGCTCCTATCAAGATAATGAGCatcttcattttttatgactatatagtattccattatatgtttGCGTATAATTTCATAGTTACCTagtgatggatatttgggctgatTCCAGTCTGTGTTTACGAATAATATGGAATGGAAACACATATGTAATTTTGGCCATGTGGGGctatatttatagaatgaattttCAGAATTAGGGGTGTTTGttccttcatttgttctttcttacattcattcaatatttattgagtacccattatgtgccagacactatcaGGTACCAGGAGTCCAGCTTTCAACAAGTCAGACATGATCCCTGTTCTCATGGAATGTTATTATACTTTAGtaaggggataataataataattaccaaaCTGTTATACGCACCAAGAAACTTAGAAGGGAATCAGAATAAATTGGAAGGGATCTGCTTTAAATAGTCAGGAAGTCTTTTTAGAGCAAGTGATATTTAAGCCAACCACTGAAGGATGGGATGTGGCAGCCGGTAGGTGTAGGACAGGGAGACCTAGGCTGTTCAGAGTATCAGCCACAGGAGATGGGTTTGGGATCTATAGGGGAGGGGGAGTAGAGCTAAAGAGGAGGGGGTGATTGGGAGTGGGAGGTCTCAGAGTGAGCGAGTGACTAAAGATGAGGCCAGTTGTGGGAGGCTGGCAGTGAAGAGAGGAGGCTAGTGCTTATGAAGGCATAGTGACTATTCACAGGGCTTTGGGTTTGAATCTAACTGGGTGAATTCAGGTAGGGAAATGGGAAAAGAGGTCACTTCCTCCCGGGATACTTTGGGAATGAGAGGCCTCTGCTGAAGGTTTGAGGGAGGTTCAGCCTTTGCCCACAGACGGGAGAATGGATGAAAAGCCTTGGGAAGAGCTAGTCTGTGCCTGCGGTACAGCTGCCTCCATCTTTTCTGTGGCTTTGGCAAaataaagatgacttttttttaaagtttttttttttttaacgtttatttatttttgagagacagagcatgagcaggggaggggcagagagagagggagacacagaatctgaagcaggctccaggctctgagctgtcagcacagagtctgatgcggggcttgaactcacgagctgtgagatcatgacctgagctgaagtcggatgcttaactgactgagccacccaggtgcccctaaagatgaCTATTGAAGGGGCATGGCCCGCTGGCTCTTGGCTGGTGGAAGAGAGTAGACCTAGCGAGGGCTCAGAGCCGGGCATGGGCAGGAAACTGGGCCAGGAGACCCTTTCTCTGAACTTTGTGCTCCTTTTTCATCCTCACCGCTCTGCTTCCCTTCTGCAAAAGCCCATCTCTTTGCCCATCCTGGGTCCTATGACTTTTCTCTCCCTCAACAGTCGGTTCCCGATTCTGGTCCCCGGCCCCCAGCAGcgcctgcccccttcccaccgGGGCCCCCCATGATGCCACCACCCTTCGTAAGTTTCATGTCTTTCCCTGGGCTTGGCTTTTCCAGCCTGCAACCCCCAGCTCCCCAGTCCCCAGCGCTGCTGCCTCGCCAGCACGGTTTTGTGTAATGCCCCCTCTGCTGCCCTTGGTAAAGGGGTGGTGTTGCTTGGGCATTGGGGTGGGATGAGCTGCTGTTAAGCATCCAGTCCATAAAGCTGACAGCTCCCCCTTTGTCTTTTTGTCCTTGGGATGCAGTGGGGCTGGGGTAGGAGAAGTGGAAGGGAAAAGACCCTGTTAGTGTGAGGGCGTGGCAGGGCTGCCTTTCTCTTTCACTACTCCTTATCTCTGTTCTTTCGATACGCCACAGAAGGCAGACTGAAATAGCGGCTGGTGGACACAGAGTTGGAGAAAAAGGGATGGGAGGCAGGGGACTGGGGGATTTGGGTACCTGGAGTCCTGCCTTGTGGCCCTTACTCTGAGAGGCCTCTCTGGGGAGAATTGGCGAGGAGGTGGAGCCTTCCAGCCACGGTCTGGCGGCAGTTAcacttcccttttccctctcccttccctaccTCTGAAGAAGTTGTGTGCTTGCTTGTTAGACCCAGAagaccctctccccctcccccccagttaTCAGTCTTTCTCAGTGGTGAGGAGCAGGCAGTTTCATGCTTTGTGCTTCTCAAACTAAAGCCTTGAAATTGCCtcagagctggggtggagggtcaAGAAGGGTGGGAGACAAGTCGATATTCCCTGATAGGTCAAGGCAGTGCCTTCTCTGCTCAGTATCcattcctttcctcattttcagATGCCCCCTCCAGGAAtccccccaccctttcctccaATGGGACTACCTCCCATGAGTCAGAGACCGCCAGCCATCCCCCCAATGCCACCTGGCATCATGCCCCCAATGCTTCCACCAATGGGGGCGCCACCACCACTCACACAGGTAATCAATCCTCTCTCCTCACCAGTGCCTCAGAAAACCTGTGAGCCTAGCTGGGGGTAGGGGTTAGAGTGGGCATCTGGACTTCAGAAAgtaaggggagaagagagggagcttTGGCTAGGCCCATGAGGATTTGTCTGCTGAATGACTGGAGAACACTCTTCGGCTAGGCCGAGAGCCCAGAAGCCGGGGATTGTCTGAGGGAGTGCCCATGTGAAGGTCATGGCCCCAAATGGGATCTCTCAGGAGCCTGCCTAGCCTGTGCCTGCCCTCACCTTGGTAGctggtttttgtcttctttgtatCCCTAGATACCAGGAATGGTACCTCCCATGATGCCAGGAATGCTGATGCCAGCGGTGCCTGTCACCGCAGCGGTAAGCACTGGGGACcagcaggaagcaggctctgcactgcagccCTGTGGGTCTGATTTGAAGTACAGGGATATGGCCtccattctttccctcttctcatcGGATCCACCCTGGTCCTGGCAACACTCCCCACACTCAAGTCCTCCTCTCCAGCCATGTACTCTGCTCTTCTAGTTTCTCGCTCATCCCCAGCGGCATGTACATTCTCTCTTGTTACTTCTCGCCGTGCCCAGCTTCCTTAAGGAACACATTCATGGCTGACACTACTGTCGCAGAGCTAGCACTGTGGACACTCGAATACAGTCCCCTCTtcacatcttctttgtctctGAAGGAAGAAACGGCACCTGGGGATCTCACCGTACCTTCTTGTGCCATTGCTCAATATAGTAGAGTCTGGGTAGGATGTGGCATTTGGCATCCACTATGGAAGAGGGGTCTCAGAGGTTGACTCAACAAAATACTGTCACCTGAGGAAGACAACAGAGCTGCTACGCAGTTCCCCTTAGGGTCCTAGAGCCACGGCCCCAGAGGGTGGGGGATGCCTATTAGGGAGCAGAGGTCCCTGGGAGCAGGACACATGGATCCTGGCCTGGCCTGCTTCTTCATCCCCCATGGCCTGGGTCCTGGGGGCCACTGGGCTTGGCCCCaacccttccccctcctctttcttcgGCAGACGGCTCCGGGTGCGGACACAGCCAGCTGTGAGTCTTCTGGGGGTCTGCACACCCCAGGCTCGGAGGTTGGGGGGtacaggggagaggggaacatGGACTAGAGCCCACCCTGGATCATGCCTGTTGGGATGCCAGGGGGCCTGGGATGTTGATGGGACCAGGGGATATTTATTGGGGTTGGAGTAAGGGAGGAATAGGTGGGATAAGATGGGGATTGGAGCAAGGACTTAATGTTTCCTTTGGCTTCTTTTCTAGCTGCTGTGGCTGGGACAGGCCCTCCGGTGAGTTCTTCCAGCTCAGGGGTCTCTGGGTTGAAAGGCTGAAAGTTGGGGGGCTGATGGTTAAATCTTTGGGGTGAGGAGGAGAAGCTTTGGGAAAGGAGCCTTGACCACcattctgtgccccccccctccccagagggcCCTGTGGAGTGAGCATGTGGCCCCTGATGGGCGCATCTACTACTACAATGCTGACGACAAGCAGTCCGTGTGGGAGAAGCCCAGCGTGCTCAAGTCCAAGGCAGAGGTCCTGAGCGGGGCTTTCTGGCCCTTCCTTTCAGCTGCCCTGACCCCTCCCAAGTTCTTGGCTTCCCCTGAGTCTTTAACCATACACATGGTTCCTCTGATCCCAAGATCCCTAACCACCCCCCAACCTCCCTAGGATCTCAGGAAATCTACCTTCCCCCATGTTGTGCGAGGGCAGGTGGTAACTAAAAACTCCTACGTCCTCTATTCACTGTATCCCCTTAGCTCCCCCAATTGTGGCTAGAGGGCATGCCCAGTCCACTGATGTCCTCTGCCCATCCTCTTGCAGTTGCTGCTGTCTCAGTGTCCCTGGAAAGAGTACAAGTCAGACACGGGCAAACCTTACTACTATAACAACCAGAGTAAGGAGTCTCGCTGGACCCGGCCCAAGGACCTGGATGAcctggagggtgaggagggggtgggCCTGGGCTGTGGTTCTGGGGGGTGGCACTTGCCACCCTGTGACCACGTTATCTTTTCCCATTGCAGCTCTAGTCAAACAAGAGGCTGCAGGGTGAGTGACTTGCCCACCTATCCGTCCAAATTTGGGGGCCACCCGAGGGGTGGGAGTGAACCCTCTCTCCATGGTCCCTGCTCCGTGGAAGAGCCAGCTGTCAGTCTCCTTGTGGAGTGGTCTGCTCTGGCCCCAGTCCTTCGCAGGATAGAGACCAGCTGGTCCgactccctgtctctgctctACTTGTGGACACTGCCCTTCTGGCTCATCTGTAGGAAGCAGCAGCCGCAACCACCTCAGCCCCAGCCTGAGCCCCCACCTGTGCCGCCCGGCCCCACCCCTATGCCTCTGGGCCTTCTAGAGCCTGAGCCAGGTGGCAGTGAAGATTGCGATATGTCAGAGGCTGCCCAGCCTGTGGAGCAAGGGTTTCTGCAGCAGCCGGAGGAGGGCCCCAGCAGGTGAGGGCTGCCCCCTGAGACATTCCAGATACTGGCCTCGAGCTCCCAACCTAGTTCAACCCTTGAATTCTGCCAGGCCTCTTGGGAAGGGTGTGAAGATCTGGGCTTGGCCTCTGAAGGGCAGAAAAGGGCTGCTCTGGGGAGCCAGGAGAGGGTGGTATGCTGCTGATCGCATAGGGCACTGAAACTGTGGGGCCTGGGAGATGGCTGTGGCTGAGTCCCCTTTGCCCCCCAGTGCTGCTGGACAGCATCAGCCACcgcagcaggaggaagaggaatcaAAGCCAGAACCAGAGAGGTCTGGCCTCAGTTGGAGCAACCGGGAGAAAGCAAAGCAGGCCTTCAAGGAGCTGCTGAGGGACAAGGTGCGGGGGTGGGGCTCCCAGGGTAGgcctggagggggctggaggtgggCAGGCCCCGTGACCCCTGCCTGCTCCATTCTAGGCTGTCCCCTCCAACGCCTCGTGGGAACAGGCCATGAAGATGGTGGTCACCGACCCCCGTTACAGGTAGGCCTGGGCAGAGGGAGCCAGGCCCTCCAGACCATGTTTGTGAGAGCAGCTGGGCTAGGGCCTCCCTGAGAAGCCCAGCTGAATACTCAGGCCCCAGGGGCCTGAGTCAGGAGAGCGATAGAAGGGCAAGGGTGTAGGGAAAAGAAGCTGgagggcctcctggaggaggaggggaaaggtaTCTGATATgagatattcaataaatgcttgttgaattgaattgattGGAACTGAATTAATTGGGGTGAGGGGGCTGGAAAGGGTGGAGGCCTGACTGCACCTTGAGCAAAAGGGCCCAGTGTTAGCGGAGTCTTCCCCTgactgcctcccacccctcccctcatccCAGAGACCCATTTTGCCTCCTTGCAGCCTGCTGTGCCCATGCATGGACCCCTCACTCAGATCTGTCTGCCATGACCCTGCTTGGTGGCTGTGCAGGGTGGTTCAGGCTGACTCCCCTATCCCCATCCCGCTCCCACCCTCTTCCACCCCAGTGCCTTGCCCAAACTGAGTGAGAAAAAGCAGGCATTCAATGCCTATAAGGCGCAgcgggagaaggaggagaaggaagaggcccGGCTAAGGGCCAAGGAGGCCAAGCAGACCTTGCAGCATTTCCTGGAGCAGCACGAACGCATGACCTCTACCACCCGCTACCGGTCAGGGggcctggctggggtggggcctgggaaccCTGAGAACATGCGGGCCCAGGGTCTCTGTTCCCTGCTTACCTACCCATGGGCCGTATACTCCACAGGCGGGCAGAACAGACCTTTGGGGAGCTGGAGGTATGGGCTGTGGTCCCTGAGAGGGATCGAAAAGAGGTTTATGATGATGTCCTCTTCTTCCTGGCCAAGAAGGAGAAGGTAACAGTCACTGGCTGGATCCATTAGCCTGTCTCACTTTAGATTGTTCATGTCTTTGCATCCTTATGGACCCTGGCCATTCATTTCTCCACTGTGCCAGGGTCCCAGCTCCTTACTCAGAAGCTGGTATGGCACTTGCACATCTCCCTGTTTCTGGTCTGGGCCTATAGCCTGGGTACGGGAGGGCAAGAAAGCATCTATGAGGGGTTGGTCTGTAAcctgtgccccttcccctttctgggAGCATGAAAGTCTGGAGTCTGGCCCTCCTAGGTTCCCTAGCTACCTGCCTTCCCTGAATGCTCCTCTGTCCAGGCCCACTTGAGTAGCTCCGACCTATCCTACCTTGCCCTGACCCTGACACTGTGGCTCCCCAGGAACAGGCCAAGCAGCTCCGGCGCCGCAACATCCAGGCCCTGAAGAGCATCCTGGATGGGATGAGTAGTGTCAACTTCCAAACCACATGGTCCCAGGCCCAGCAGTACCTCATGGATAACCCCAGCTTTGCTCAGGACCACCAGCTGCAGAGTAAGCCCGGGTCTCCGTTCctgcctgtcccttcccctttcctcacaGACCTGGGACCCCACTCTCCAGACAGGAGATGGAGAATGCTGGgtcactccctcctcccctctggtgtCCACTGTTGACCTAGACATTGTATGTCCTTGGAGGAAGAGCTCTAGGATAAGTGTCAGAAGACCAGGAGATGATTTTTATAACTCATGTGAATATGGTCTTAAATTGTCATGGCACTGTGGGCCTTAACTGGTCACGTGTGTTACAGTGAGCTGTTGTTGGCCTGTAATCACTGGTAATATCAGAAATTTATCTTCTGAACTTGCATCAGAGTCTGACTGATTCCCAGTTCTAGAAAACCTCAGATCCTGAGATTACTGGTTTCATATGATTACTTCCAGTAACTGAATTCACAAGAGCTGAATAcatgctaatttttttcttctacatgaATGAACCCTCCCCCAGAACCACCATTCCAGCAGCTCTCCCACATAGCCCTCTGGCCCTCTTGCCCACCACCCTGGGTGACCCTGGCATCTACCAAGGCAGCATCCTTGAACACTGGGGGTGCTGGGGTCTGTGAGGGTGTCCCACTAGTGCGGTACAGGctgagcctcccccccccccaacccctgcactTAGACATGGACAAGGAAGATGCACTGATCTGCTTTGAGGAGCACATCCGAGctttggagagggaggaggaggaggagcgggagCGGGCCCGCCTTCGGGAGCGGCGTCAGCAACGCAAGAACCGGGAGGCCTTCCAGGTATCTTTGTTGCCCACTAGATTGGAACTCTGCTCTGCTCTGGACCATAACCTCTTTGCCCATGCCCTGCCTCCTCTCAGCTAGGCCCACTGTTTCATCTGTGTCTCGTCCTGTCCCACCTCCACGAGGCCTCTCTGTGCCTGCAGTTCTGCTCCTGCTGTGTCCCCTCAACTCTGGGCCTTGCTCCTCTAGGGAGACTAGATGTATGCACCACCCAGAAACTGCCAGCAGAGAGCACCCTAAAGGCATAGCTTGGCAGCTCAGCCAAGTTCATTTCCTTTTGGTAGGGAGCCAGATAGGCATAGCTAGCTTGTCCCCCAgcttggaggtggtggtggtggtggcgggttACTGAGATGTGTCACTTTGGGAAGCTGAAAGCAAAAACTACAGGAAGACCATGCTCCAGAcaagtttctatttctctgccttCTAGCCCAGCTTCTGCTCAAGTTTTAGTTCATTCCTGTCTGTATTTACATTCTCTGCATTTGCATTGCTGTCTGCCTCTCCATCTGTATCTCCTCATCTCTGCCTCCTTTGCCTGCATTTCCTCAATCTGGATTGTTCCTACCTCTCCCTACCATCTCCTCTTTTCCTCGTGTCTttggctctgcctctctccctgtctcactctCCCTGTAACTGGCCTCTCTCTGCTCAGACCTTCCTGGATGAGCTGCATGAGACAGGGCAGCTGCACTCCATGTCCACCTGGATGGAGCTGTACCCAGCGGTCAGCACTGATGTCCGCTTTGCCAACATGCTGGGCCAGCCGGGTAAGGCAGCCAGGCTCCCCCTTCTCtagcctggcttcctgccctgcCAGCCTGTCTGCACCCCCACTCCCTCGTCCTGTCCTcgaccccacccccaggccttgGGAAGCTGCCGCCCgccaggcccccctccctccctccccccgcagGCTCCACCCCTCTGGACTTGTTCAAGTTCTATGTGGAGGAGTTGAAGGCACGATTCCATGATGAGAAGAAGATCATTAAGGACATTCTTAAGGTGAGGGAGGCCTGGGGTTGTGGGTGGATGCAAGCTGGGTGCAGGGCACACTCTCTGGACAGGACTTCCTGATAAGTCCTGTTTTGTAGGAGCATTGCAGCTCAGTTCAGCAGATATCTACTATGATCCCTTACTGTGCATTGGGGACACAGAAATAAGTAAGGTACAATTTCTATCTAGAAGGAGCTCATGGCCTTCCTATCTCATAGAAGATAGACGTGACACCTATTACACAGAGGGGCAAGCGCTATTACAGAGACAGGAACCCAAAGAATTGACATTTGAACTATACCTTTAAGAACAAGTAGGTGGAGAAGGATGGAGGTCCTGGGCATAGGATATTACAGGAGCAGAGGCAAGGGAGTGGAGACGCCCCGGCACGTTAGGCCATGGCACAGCTGATCATAAACTGGTAGCTCACAGATGTGTTCCTTCTGGCCTGTACAgtattttagaaaactttcaagtttgttgctaatattttaaaactgggaGGTTGCACGTAAAAATCTGAGtcttcagttcttttaaaaatatggattattggggcacctgggggtctcagttaagcacccgactcttgatttcggccgaGGTCacgatcctagggttgtgggattgagccctgcatcggctgtgcactgagtgtggagcctgcttaagattctctctccctctgcccctcggcccccagctcacgcgctctctctcaaaaaaacaaaatgtggattATCTGGCAGCACTGGCTGGTTTTGCAAGGCATTCAGTGGACTCAGGCTGAGACGCCATGCATGTCATCCTTATCGTCGTCACTCCTTATCACCTCCCTGGCGTGGCAGCGAGTTCAGCTGCCATTTACTGCTGTGCATGCACATTGCTTGTCTGACACTGGAGAGAGGGTTCTCAATGTCTGTGTCCATCAAAGGTAGAGAAGTGATAGAGACACTATAAGAGAGCCTTTTGTTTCAGAAGGAGAAAACCTAAGGAAAGTATATTTCTTTGTGGAAGTCAAGAACATGCAAATGCACTGGGGAGGCAGTATGCCCGGCAGTTAGGAGCAGCACCGTGGAGGCAGACTACTTGGGGCACAAGTCTAGCTTAACTGACACTTGTTAGTTGTGTGACCTGCAGCAGGCTCTTTAACcttcctcagcctcagtttcctcatctaaaaaatggGGGAGTTTTCCACCAACATACACCTAATTACCGAGGGGAATAACTTGGTACCTGGGGTGAAAAGGGTCTGAGACCAAAGCTAGGAATGTCCCACTGCACACACATTTCTTTGAGATCCGGTGTTTTGCTTTACAGATTCAGGTGTTGCATCTTAATGCcacattatttctctctttaatatAAACTTAATGTTTTAAAGTTACTTACCATTAGGTAAGACATACCATATGGTCTTGTGGcttcctctgtttctctggaacCACGCACCCCAGTTTGGAAGTAGAGCCCTATGTATAAAATGCCTTGAACGCTAAAATAAGAAAGTTGGATTTTTATCTTATAAGTTACAGGGAGCCAGGGTCAGATGATGTCCCGGAAGAGCCACTGGGTGAGTGTAGAGTAGTACCTCTCAGACTCAGTGCTTGTGTCCTTAGGGATTGATGGTGATAAGACAGTATTTGAAGCTTTGGGACACTGAAAGTCCTAGTGGCAAGTGGTTTAAACACATCTTGAGCTCGAGCCATCCTCTTCTGACTCACCCCAGCCTTCTCTCCCCTGCTGTTGGAGCCCTTTGGTAGAAAGGTTAGAGCAGCATGGGACTCTGGAGGCGGGGTTAGAGGTGCAGGAGGTGGCAGGGAGACCAGTCCGGAGGTAATCTAGGTGGGAGACAAGCTAGAGCTCCACAGGGAAAACAGATGAGGGAGAGCTGTAGTGCTCCAGCTGTGTTTCTGAGACCCCCTGAGTTTCCTTGGGGGCACCTtgggacagggaaggggagctggggcagggaggaatAAAGCAAATACCGTATTTTAAATAGGATTATCATgtaaagtataaatatttaatct
The genomic region above belongs to Prionailurus bengalensis isolate Pbe53 chromosome B4, Fcat_Pben_1.1_paternal_pri, whole genome shotgun sequence and contains:
- the PRPF40B gene encoding pre-mRNA-processing factor 40 homolog B isoform X5 — its product is MMPPPGIPPPFPPMGLPPMSQRPPAIPPMPPGIMPPMLPPMGAPPPLTQIPGMVPPMMPGMLMPAVPVTAATAPGADTASSAVAGTGPPRALWSEHVAPDGRIYYYNADDKQSVWEKPSVLKSKAELLLSQCPWKEYKSDTGKPYYYNNQSKESRWTRPKDLDDLEALVKQEAAGKQQPQPPQPQPEPPPVPPGPTPMPLGLLEPEPGGSEDCDMSEAAQPVEQGFLQQPEEGPSSAAGQHQPPQQEEEESKPEPERSGLSWSNREKAKQAFKELLRDKAVPSNASWEQAMKMVVTDPRYSALPKLSEKKQAFNAYKAQREKEEKEEARLRAKEAKQTLQHFLEQHERMTSTTRYRRAEQTFGELEVWAVVPERDRKEVYDDVLFFLAKKEKEQAKQLRRRNIQALKSILDGMSSVNFQTTWSQAQQYLMDNPSFAQDHQLQNMDKEDALICFEEHIRALEREEEEERERARLRERRQQRKNREAFQTFLDELHETGQLHSMSTWMELYPAVSTDVRFANMLGQPGSTPLDLFKFYVEELKARFHDEKKIIKDILKDRGFCVEVNTAFEDFAHVISFDKRAAALDAGNIKLTFNSLLEKAEAREREREKEEARRMRRREAAFRSMLRQAVPALELGTAWEEVRERFVCDSAFEQITLESERIRLFREFLQVLETECQHLHTKGRKHGRKGKKHHRKRSHSPSGSESEEEELPPPSLRPPKRRRRNPSESGSEPSSSLDSVESGGAALGGRGSPSSRLLLGSDHGLRKAKKPKKKTKKRRHKSNSPESETDPEEKAGKESDEKEPEQDKDRELRRAELPNRSPGFGIKKEKTGWDTSESELSEGELERRRRTLLQQLDDHQ
- the PRPF40B gene encoding pre-mRNA-processing factor 40 homolog B isoform X9, which encodes MMPPPGIPPPFPPMGLPPMSQRPPAIPPMPPGIMPPMLPPMGAPPPLTQIPGMVPPMMPGMLMPAVPVTAATAPGADTASSAVAGTGPPLLLSQCPWKEYKSDTGKPYYYNNQSKESRWTRPKDLDDLEALVKQEAAGKQQPQPPQPQPEPPPVPPGPTPMPLGLLEPEPGGSEDCDMSEAAQPVEQGFLQQPEEGPSSAAGQHQPPQQEEEESKPEPERSGLSWSNREKAKQAFKELLRDKAVPSNASWEQAMKMVVTDPRYSALPKLSEKKQAFNAYKAQREKEEKEEARLRAKEAKQTLQHFLEQHERMTSTTRYRRAEQTFGELEVWAVVPERDRKEVYDDVLFFLAKKEKEQAKQLRRRNIQALKSILDGMSSVNFQTTWSQAQQYLMDNPSFAQDHQLQNMDKEDALICFEEHIRALEREEEEERERARLRERRQQRKNREAFQTFLDELHETGQLHSMSTWMELYPAVSTDVRFANMLGQPGSTPLDLFKFYVEELKARFHDEKKIIKDILKDRGFCVEVNTAFEDFAHVISFDKRAAALDAGNIKLTFNSLLEKAEAREREREKEEARRMRRREAAFRSMLRQAVPALELGTAWEEVRERFVCDSAFEQITLESERIRLFREFLQVLETECQHLHTKGRKHGRKGKKHHRKRSHSPSGSESEEEELPPPSLRPPKRRRRNPSESGSEPSSSLDSVESGGAALGGRGSPSSRLLLGSDHGLRKAKKPKKKTKKRRHKSNSPESETDPEEKAGKESDEKEPEQDKDRELRRAELPNRSPGFGIKKEKTGWDTSESELSEGELERRRRTLLQQLDDHQ